In Streptomyces canus, one DNA window encodes the following:
- a CDS encoding carbohydrate ABC transporter permease — MAAVTTTTTTTTRVRPTGRRPLTPGRVLAWTAMGAIVLVTLLPFYWILRTALSTNSGLAAHASDPLPVNPTGTGFARALGLESTKEAIAQGGAGGGLKFWRYLLNSVIVSTLVTVCQIFFSAMAAYAFARLRWRGRDKVFALFLAGLMVPTIFTLLPNFVLIKELGLIDNLLGIALPTMFMTPFAVFFLRQFFMNVPREVEEAALLDGAGKVRIFFRVLLPMASTPVLTLAVLTYITSWNDYFWPLMVSYSDNSRVLTVALAIFRAQTPQSGVDWSGLMAATLIAALPMLVLFGFFARRIVSTISFTGIK, encoded by the coding sequence ATGGCTGCCGTGACCACCACCACGACCACGACGACACGTGTACGGCCCACCGGGCGCCGCCCCCTCACCCCCGGCCGGGTCCTGGCCTGGACGGCGATGGGTGCGATCGTGCTCGTGACCCTGCTGCCGTTCTACTGGATCCTGCGCACCGCGCTGTCCACCAACTCCGGGCTCGCCGCCCACGCGTCCGACCCCCTGCCGGTGAACCCGACCGGCACCGGGTTCGCCCGCGCCCTGGGCCTGGAGTCCACCAAGGAGGCGATCGCGCAGGGCGGCGCGGGCGGCGGACTGAAGTTCTGGCGCTATCTGCTCAACTCGGTGATCGTCTCCACCCTGGTGACCGTCTGCCAGATCTTCTTCTCCGCGATGGCCGCGTACGCCTTCGCCCGGCTGCGCTGGCGGGGCCGCGACAAGGTGTTCGCGCTCTTCCTGGCCGGGCTGATGGTGCCGACCATCTTCACGCTGCTGCCGAACTTCGTGCTCATCAAGGAACTCGGCCTGATCGACAACCTGTTGGGCATCGCGCTGCCGACGATGTTCATGACGCCGTTCGCGGTGTTCTTCCTCCGGCAGTTCTTCATGAATGTCCCCCGCGAGGTCGAGGAGGCCGCCCTGCTGGACGGCGCCGGGAAGGTGCGGATCTTCTTCCGGGTCCTGCTGCCGATGGCCTCCACACCGGTCCTCACCCTGGCCGTGCTGACGTACATCACGTCCTGGAACGACTACTTCTGGCCGCTGATGGTGTCCTACAGCGACAACTCACGGGTGCTGACCGTCGCACTGGCCATCTTCCGCGCGCAGACCCCGCAGTCCGGCGTCGACTGGTCGGGCCTCATGGCGGCGACGCTCATCGCCGCGCTGCCGATGCTGGTGCTGTTCGGCTTCTTCGCCCGCCGCATCGTGTCCACCATCAGCTTCACCGGGATCAAGTGA